From the Roseibium salinum genome, one window contains:
- a CDS encoding major capsid protein produces the protein MAEFDFLYTNSDLTQEVNRIPNQFGLLHALGIAPFETKNSRFVRIEFKNGKIYVLAARPRGAPGTVGPDETEGGVIFEIPHFPHLEYISVDDVDGLLEVVNGTVTPRSLDRELARKLMNIRKHHSITLEFIRLGMLKGLITDGEGTVLYDLYDLFDITKKTVDFKLGTADTDIRAKCEEVVDHQMNKLQGETTNGVQSVVSSSFFNKFISHAKVEKFWLQAQNSSEHRELNRQMMGGSWGRVFEFGDILFREYKGGLPVKRKDGTIETVANVEAGKGHAYPGGTQDLMKTFEAPVHHIAHANDAPEQDMIFISRKELDHGEGFELKSQSNRLAVCKQPECLVELVTSN, from the coding sequence ATGGCTGAATTTGACTTCCTCTATACGAATTCGGACCTCACCCAGGAGGTGAACCGAATTCCGAACCAGTTCGGGCTGCTGCACGCGCTCGGCATCGCGCCGTTCGAAACCAAGAACTCTCGCTTCGTGCGCATCGAGTTCAAGAACGGCAAGATCTACGTTCTGGCGGCGCGTCCGCGCGGTGCGCCCGGTACCGTCGGGCCGGACGAGACCGAGGGCGGCGTCATCTTCGAGATCCCGCACTTCCCGCATCTGGAATACATTTCCGTCGACGATGTGGACGGTCTGCTCGAAGTGGTCAACGGCACGGTGACGCCGCGGTCCCTCGATCGCGAGCTGGCCCGCAAGCTCATGAACATCCGCAAGCATCATTCCATCACCCTGGAATTCATCCGCCTCGGCATGCTCAAGGGCCTGATCACCGACGGCGAGGGCACCGTTCTTTACGATCTCTACGATCTCTTCGACATCACCAAAAAGACCGTCGATTTCAAGCTCGGCACGGCCGACACCGACATTCGAGCCAAATGCGAAGAGGTGGTCGATCATCAGATGAACAAGCTGCAGGGAGAGACCACGAACGGCGTGCAATCAGTGGTTTCGTCGAGTTTCTTCAACAAGTTCATCAGCCATGCAAAGGTCGAAAAGTTCTGGCTGCAGGCGCAGAACAGCTCGGAACACCGCGAGTTGAACCGCCAGATGATGGGCGGCAGCTGGGGCCGCGTCTTCGAATTCGGTGATATCCTGTTCCGCGAGTACAAGGGCGGCCTGCCGGTCAAACGGAAGGACGGTACGATCGAGACCGTCGCCAATGTCGAAGCCGGCAAAGGCCATGCTTATCCGGGTGGCACGCAGGATCTGATGAAGACCTTCGAGGCTCCGGTGCATCACATCGCCCATGCGAACGACGCGCCCGAACAGGACATGATCTTCATTTCCCGCAAGGAACTCGACCACGGTGAAGGCTTTGAGCTGAAGAGCCAGTCCAACCGGCTTGCCGTCTGCAAACAGCCGGAGTGCCTGGTCGAACTGGTGACCTCAAACTGA